CACCGGGGCCAGGTCCTTCCCCACCGCCGAGTGCGCAAGCAGCAGCACATCCGAGCCAAAATCGTTGTGCGCTTCCAGGAACGCCTTGCGATACGCGGAAGGCGTATACTTTTCCAATTCCGGCGCATCGACGACATACACCGTGTCGGCGCCTGCATCGCCAAGGCCCTCCGCAAGGCCCTCGACGCCGCTGCCCAGCAGCACCGCCGCAACCTGTCCGCCGTCCGCGATTTGGTTGGCGGCAGCCAGCATCTCAAAGGTCACATTTCGCAATTTTCCATTTCGAACGTCTGCCAGTACCAGAACGTTTTTCGCCATCGTGATCCCCTCCCGTAGGTTCGTTTAGCCGACGACTTTGTCAACGGTGCGCAGCGACTGGACCAGTTCCTTGACTTGGTCGGCCAGTTCACCCTGGAGCACCTTGCCTGCTTCTTTCGGCTTCGGCAGGAACGTCTCAATCACTGCGGTCCGCGGCTTCACATCCTCTGCGTCAAGGCCCAGGTCGGCCAGCGTCAAGCGCTCCAGCGGCTTCTTGCCAGCCTTGCGGATTCCGATCAGCGACGGGTAGCGCGGGTCATTCAGGCCCTGCTGTGCAGTCACCAACACCGGCAGCGTTGCGGTGACAATTTCTTCGTCCCCCTCCGCATCGCGGTGTCCGGTGACCTGATTGCCTTCCACCACCAGCTTGGTCAGGGTGGAGATGTGCGGAATACCGAGTTCCTCCGCAAGCCGCACCGCGACCTGACCGGAGCCGTCGTCAACGGCCTGGTTGCCGCCGATAATCAAGTCGTACTGCTTGCGCTGTGCCACTTTCGCCAGCACCTTCGCTGCTGTATATTCATCGCCAAACGCCGCTGGATCGTCCACCAGGATGGCCTCGTCGGCCCCCATCGCCAAGGCGGTGCGCAGCGCTTCCTCCGCCCGGTCGGGACCGATGGTCACGACGGTCACTTCGGCGTCGCCTTCCTCTTTCAATCGAATCGCTTCTTCGACCGCGTACTCGTCGTACGGGTTGATCACGAATTTAACCCCATCTTCTTTGACCGCGCCGTTCTCGACCGTGATGCGCTCCTCTGTATCAAACGTCTGCTTCAGGCAAACCAGGATGTTCACGCTTCGACACTCCTCTCCGCATTCTGCGCTGCGTCCTGCACGTCAGCGCCAGTTGACCCGTAGCCGGTGCCGCGAGATAACCCATGCAGCAGCACATCGACCACATCGTCCGTCAAATCCGTCAAGCGATACTTGCTGCCAGTGAGCACCCAGGCGCTGACGGTCTCGTCCATGGTACCGAAAATCATTCGCCTTGCGATGCGCCGATTCACCGTGGGGCGAATGACCCCTTCGGCAATGCCGCTCTGGACGATGTCGTCCAGCGCATCGTAGAACGGCCGCATGATGCTTCCGATTTCTCTGCGAATGTTCGCGTCGACCTGGCGGAGGTGCACCTGTGTAACCATTGCAAGTTTCGGATTTGCGCCGAGTTGTTCAAAGTACAGGGATACAATCTCGCGAAGTTTCTCCTCCGCATTTGTCAACTTCCCCAGACGCGCCTGTCCAAGCGCGACAATATGACCAATGCTGCGGCGCAGCAGCGAGACGAGAATGTCCTCCTTGTTCTTGAAGTACAAGTAGACAGTTCCGTCCGCCACTCCGGCTGCACGTGCGATGCGCGAAATTTGCGCGTGGTGGTAACCGGATTCGGCCATCACCTCAATTGCCGCCTGGAGAATTGCGTCGTACTTTGCCTCGTCCCGTTTGGTCGCGATGCCCCTCCCCTCCTCGTGTGAGTCCAAGTGTGAATGAATCATCATTCATTATCCACACCCTATTCTACGCAGTCCGTTTGCCGGTGTCAATGCAGAACCGGGCGCGGCTCGAGGCGCGCAACTCGGCCAAAAGGCATGCAGCCTCGGTCGCAGCTCGGCCGCACGGTGTGCAAAGGGCGGCAAAGCGCCTGCGCTGGCGTTCAGACACGGGATACAGTATAATTTTCACAGGAGGATCCGTTCTGAACAAGAAGGGATGACCAAAAATGACCATTATACGAACTGACGAATGGACAGACGCACACTTCGCTGTCAACGAACGACTCACGCAATTGCTCAATCAGTTACGCGATGCCGGTTATAATCCGAGTTTCCACATTTCGTACGACCATATGGAACACCACCTCATTGTCGATCACGACATTCTTGAGAAACACCCCAACATCGCCGAAACGTATGATCAATACCTCGCCGCT
Above is a genomic segment from Alicyclobacillus cycloheptanicus containing:
- a CDS encoding TetR/AcrR family transcriptional regulator: MMIHSHLDSHEEGRGIATKRDEAKYDAILQAAIEVMAESGYHHAQISRIARAAGVADGTVYLYFKNKEDILVSLLRRSIGHIVALGQARLGKLTNAEEKLREIVSLYFEQLGANPKLAMVTQVHLRQVDANIRREIGSIMRPFYDALDDIVQSGIAEGVIRPTVNRRIARRMIFGTMDETVSAWVLTGSKYRLTDLTDDVVDVLLHGLSRGTGYGSTGADVQDAAQNAERSVEA
- a CDS encoding electron transfer flavoprotein subunit beta/FixA family protein encodes the protein MNILVCLKQTFDTEERITVENGAVKEDGVKFVINPYDEYAVEEAIRLKEEGDAEVTVVTIGPDRAEEALRTALAMGADEAILVDDPAAFGDEYTAAKVLAKVAQRKQYDLIIGGNQAVDDGSGQVAVRLAEELGIPHISTLTKLVVEGNQVTGHRDAEGDEEIVTATLPVLVTAQQGLNDPRYPSLIGIRKAGKKPLERLTLADLGLDAEDVKPRTAVIETFLPKPKEAGKVLQGELADQVKELVQSLRTVDKVVG